In Calothrix sp. PCC 7507, one DNA window encodes the following:
- a CDS encoding serine/threonine-protein kinase, translating to MTHYMIGKVLQARYQIVQSLGAGVFGQTYIAVDIDYPENPKCVVKQLKVNSSQPSYLDTLRLRFLTETETLKRLGCHNQIPELIACFEENERFYLVQEFIEGHALTAELPIKTNLEGLWSESAVIEFLQDVLEILEFVHSQGVIHCDVKPENLVRRAFDGKLVLIDFGSIQAVDFGIDVELPIYKVPVTSLGYIPPEQFIGQTRPNSDIYALGMIAIQALTGLSPLQFQVDTYTNEIIWRTDHTPVSDYLAAILSQMIRYDFQERFQSTSEVLRILKQMMWDTQASSRQILAARDRLSLMATDEGKNFTQVSISPSPSSSPLLTGMRVGLVTNSVLMGLGMYSLLAHSPAIRSETETLYKATEEYQSGDLQEAIALAKSIPAQSNVYPEAKATIEEWQQQWQVAAEKYQLAEQALHDSRWSDLFSAAAQVPDILYWQTRIEKLVEQAHSNIEGNTQDLLTKAFEKAKVKDFSTALDYLRQIPIESSANNVVQEKLAEYKQKQYIRATYFLQKAYNLASVSDFDGAVKFLRQVPDNTPVYTQAQIKLQEYTQKQQQQSQSQNIALSKTLSSSKKVNSSINSRSNSKIEHLNAENNLQEVNIW from the coding sequence ATGACCCACTACATGATCGGTAAAGTACTACAAGCACGTTATCAAATCGTCCAAAGCCTAGGTGCGGGTGTATTTGGACAAACATACATAGCTGTAGACATAGATTATCCCGAAAATCCAAAATGTGTTGTTAAACAACTGAAGGTGAACAGTTCCCAGCCCAGTTACTTAGACACATTGAGATTACGTTTTCTCACTGAGACGGAAACTCTCAAGCGTTTAGGATGTCATAACCAAATCCCTGAACTCATTGCTTGCTTTGAAGAAAATGAGCGTTTCTACTTAGTGCAAGAGTTTATTGAAGGGCACGCACTGACTGCGGAACTGCCAATCAAAACAAACTTAGAGGGTCTTTGGAGTGAAAGCGCGGTTATTGAATTTCTCCAAGATGTCTTAGAAATTCTGGAATTTGTTCACTCTCAAGGTGTTATTCACTGTGATGTCAAGCCAGAAAATTTAGTCAGACGTGCTTTCGATGGTAAGCTAGTCCTGATTGACTTTGGCTCCATCCAAGCAGTTGATTTTGGCATAGATGTAGAATTACCCATCTATAAAGTTCCTGTCACATCATTAGGATACATACCACCAGAACAATTTATTGGTCAAACACGTCCCAACAGCGATATTTACGCTTTGGGTATGATTGCTATTCAAGCTTTAACTGGATTATCACCACTGCAATTCCAAGTTGATACTTATACCAATGAAATTATTTGGCGTACCGATCACACACCAGTTAGTGATTATTTAGCCGCGATTCTCAGCCAAATGATCCGCTACGATTTCCAAGAACGCTTTCAGTCTACGAGTGAAGTGCTGCGTATCCTGAAGCAAATGATGTGGGATACTCAGGCATCATCGAGGCAAATTTTAGCAGCACGCGATCGTCTATCTTTAATGGCAACAGATGAGGGTAAAAATTTCACCCAAGTTTCTATATCACCATCGCCGTCGTCATCTCCACTACTAACAGGAATGAGAGTAGGGTTAGTAACTAATTCTGTGTTGATGGGATTGGGTATGTATTCTTTACTAGCTCATTCTCCAGCAATACGCTCAGAAACCGAAACTTTATATAAAGCCACAGAAGAATATCAATCTGGAGATTTACAAGAGGCGATCGCCTTAGCTAAATCGATTCCCGCCCAGAGCAATGTCTATCCAGAAGCAAAAGCCACAATTGAAGAATGGCAACAGCAATGGCAAGTCGCTGCTGAAAAATATCAATTAGCTGAACAAGCTTTACATGACAGTAGATGGAGCGATTTGTTTAGTGCTGCTGCTCAAGTTCCCGACATTTTATATTGGCAAACGAGAATAGAAAAATTAGTTGAGCAAGCACACTCTAACATCGAAGGAAACACACAAGATTTATTAACAAAAGCTTTTGAAAAAGCAAAAGTGAAAGATTTTTCCACAGCTTTAGACTATCTTCGTCAAATTCCCATCGAAAGTTCCGCTAATAATGTAGTTCAAGAAAAATTAGCCGAATATAAACAAAAGCAATACATCAGAGCCACCTACTTTTTACAAAAAGCTTACAATCTAGCATCTGTTAGTGATTTTGATGGTGCTGTAAAATTCCTCCGCCAAGTTCCTGATAATACTCCCGTTTATACTCAAGCTCAAATCAAATTGCAGGAGTATACTCAAAAACAGCAGCAACAATCTCAAAGTCAAAATATAGCTCTATCAAAAACACTTTCTTCTAGCAAAAAAGTCAACTCTAGCATTAACAGTCGTTCAAATAGTAAAATTGAGCATTTAAATGCTGAAAATAACCTACAAGAGGTGAATATTTGGTAG